Proteins from one Leptonema illini DSM 21528 genomic window:
- a CDS encoding secondary thiamine-phosphate synthase enzyme YjbQ: MSMQIFQTEISVTAPSRGFHLITGSVEKALREMKVRRGLLNLFLRHTSASLAINENADPDVRVDLEAYFRRAVPDGAPYFTHTLEGDDDMTAHIKSVLIGASLQIPIADGRPGLGTWQGIYLCEHRTHPSLRRILLTAMGE, from the coding sequence ATGAGCATGCAGATCTTTCAGACCGAAATCTCAGTCACAGCGCCCTCCCGCGGTTTTCATCTGATTACCGGTTCGGTGGAAAAGGCGCTGCGTGAGATGAAGGTGCGGCGCGGTCTGCTCAACCTGTTTTTACGACATACGTCGGCGTCACTCGCCATCAACGAGAATGCCGACCCGGACGTACGGGTCGACCTCGAAGCCTACTTTCGCCGTGCCGTCCCCGACGGAGCGCCGTATTTCACACATACGCTCGAAGGGGACGACGACATGACGGCGCATATCAAGAGCGTGCTGATCGGCGCTTCGCTTCAGATACCGATTGCCGACGGTCGCCCCGGCCTTGGGACCTGGCAGGGGATCTATCTTTGCGAACATCGGACGCATCCATCTCTACGACGGATTCTTCTGACGGCGATGGGAGAGTAG
- a CDS encoding PIN domain-containing protein, with amino-acid sequence MPARSLVIDASVFISAFLANERFHEQSQTFLLGLASSRIHMSSYGLWELSAALFRRTGNRTATDRAMKLILELVSDHHLFDSASCQTHFPEKLYTTALRAADFVYVSLALYTGSTLVTLDDEMLERAASVVTVVRPEAFA; translated from the coding sequence ATGCCGGCACGCTCTCTCGTTATTGATGCCTCGGTTTTCATCTCGGCCTTTCTCGCAAACGAACGCTTTCATGAACAGAGCCAAACATTCCTTCTCGGGCTTGCATCCAGTCGGATTCACATGAGCAGCTATGGCCTCTGGGAGCTATCTGCCGCTCTTTTCAGGCGCACCGGAAATCGCACGGCCACGGACCGAGCGATGAAGCTCATCCTTGAACTTGTAAGCGATCACCATCTTTTCGATTCGGCATCCTGTCAGACGCACTTTCCAGAAAAGCTCTATACCACGGCCTTGCGAGCAGCTGACTTCGTGTATGTCTCTCTGGCCCTTTACACAGGAAGCACGCTGGTCACTCTTGATGATGAGATGCTTGAGAGAGCCGCCTCTGTTGTA
- a CDS encoding MFS transporter, producing MRNTLYRETPMKQTQTKAAAFSPYEWFVVGLLAFIQFTVVLDFMIMAPLGTILIDEMGITPSQFSLVVSAYALSAGTSALLSSVVADHFDRKRYLLVFYTGFVVGTLFCGLAPTYETLLAARIFTGLFGGVIASISLSIVADLFPYQVRGRVMGIIMAAFSVSQVLGLPLGMWLASHWNWHIPFMMIVAVAAPVGVMIALRLQPISGHLATSRDRQAFRRMAKILLKKHHIEAFAATALLATGGFMLMPFASTFSEHNLGLTRDQISLVYLVTGIASVFAGIIAGYLSDRIGKYAMFVVGSIIAIVVVLLYTNMGLSPMWMVMVVSAVLFVGISARMVSAQALTSAVPEPQDRGSFMALNSSVQQYSGAIASIIAGLIVAQSGNGKLEHYEELGYVVAVAMVVTALLMYRLHARFTRASEKQMSEAPE from the coding sequence ATTCGTAATACGTTATACAGAGAGACTCCAATGAAACAGACACAGACAAAAGCAGCCGCATTCAGTCCGTACGAATGGTTTGTCGTCGGACTTCTGGCCTTCATCCAGTTCACGGTCGTCCTTGATTTCATGATCATGGCGCCGCTTGGAACGATCCTGATCGACGAGATGGGTATAACGCCCTCGCAGTTTTCGCTCGTCGTTTCTGCCTACGCTTTAAGCGCCGGAACGTCGGCTCTATTGAGCTCCGTTGTGGCCGATCACTTCGATAGAAAGAGATACCTGCTTGTGTTTTATACGGGCTTCGTCGTCGGTACGCTCTTTTGCGGACTGGCTCCGACGTATGAGACGCTACTGGCGGCTCGCATCTTCACCGGACTGTTCGGCGGCGTGATCGCATCGATCAGCCTTTCCATCGTCGCCGATCTCTTTCCCTATCAGGTGCGCGGACGGGTGATGGGCATCATTATGGCCGCCTTTTCGGTGAGTCAGGTTCTCGGATTGCCGCTCGGTATGTGGCTGGCGTCACACTGGAACTGGCATATTCCGTTTATGATGATCGTCGCCGTCGCAGCTCCTGTCGGGGTGATGATCGCCCTGCGTTTACAGCCGATCTCCGGCCATCTGGCAACAAGCCGTGACCGTCAGGCCTTTCGCCGCATGGCGAAGATCCTCTTGAAGAAGCATCACATAGAGGCCTTTGCGGCGACGGCGCTGCTTGCCACAGGCGGATTCATGCTGATGCCGTTTGCGAGTACGTTTAGCGAGCATAACCTCGGTCTGACTCGAGATCAGATCTCGCTCGTCTACCTCGTCACCGGTATCGCCTCGGTCTTCGCCGGCATCATAGCGGGTTACCTGTCGGATCGTATCGGAAAGTACGCTATGTTCGTCGTGGGCTCGATCATCGCCATCGTCGTCGTGCTTCTGTACACGAACATGGGATTATCGCCCATGTGGATGGTTATGGTCGTCAGCGCCGTGCTTTTTGTCGGCATCTCGGCTCGTATGGTTTCGGCGCAGGCGTTAACCTCCGCCGTGCCGGAGCCTCAGGATCGAGGATCGTTCATGGCGCTGAATTCGTCCGTGCAGCAGTATTCGGGCGCCATCGCATCGATTATCGCCGGTCTGATCGTCGCACAGAGCGGAAACGGAAAGCTCGAACATTACGAAGAACTCGGGTACGTCGTCGCAGTGGCGATGGTCGTTACCGCACTACTCATGTACCGCCTGCATGCGCGGTTTACCAGGGCCTCTGAAAAGCAGATGTCAGAGGCCCCAGAATAG
- a CDS encoding tautomerase family protein translates to MWFDDQVGTPTGLAGKSGRNCDGADKWNMPVIQVTMTEEDGGTTPEQKQALIQRLTQTFVEVMGRGEKTCVVTLQQIPTDQYGIGGRSVAEIRKQG, encoded by the coding sequence GTGTGGTTCGACGATCAGGTCGGAACTCCGACAGGACTGGCGGGAAAATCAGGTCGGAACTGCGACGGCGCCGATAAATGGAATATGCCCGTAATTCAAGTAACGATGACAGAAGAAGATGGTGGAACTACACCGGAACAGAAGCAGGCACTGATCCAGCGCCTGACGCAGACCTTTGTCGAGGTGATGGGAAGAGGCGAAAAGACATGCGTCGTCACCCTGCAGCAGATTCCGACGGATCAATACGGCATCGGAGGACGCAGCGTCGCTGAAATCCGCAAACAGGGATGA